A single region of the Prochlorococcus marinus str. MIT 0917 genome encodes:
- a CDS encoding tetratricopeptide repeat protein: protein MESFHKKKQVKHNSTNLHTFTIPLALREVKENISINTEFPSQDSQKEIINKAFKFHSQGNILEAAKYYQCFLDKGFEDHRVFSNYGIILKSLGELSEAKILFHRAINIKPDFAEGHNNLGTLFESIGNFRQAEKSIREAIRLKPNFAEFYFQLANVLKKSEKYNEAEISIRKAIKLKSDYAEAYSNLGNILKNLDKFNEAERYFRKAIKLKPDFAEAYNNLGSLFRTLGELEKAEEVTRKAVDIKPDFSMALSNLGNTLQALGKLNEAEIFTREAIKFDPNYALAHINLASIQLLTGNYESGLKHYEFRDKLNNSLLLYAIPKVKKVDNENLQKGSKILVISEQGLGDTIQYMRYIPYLRNKGIDISFCAQEKLHRLIKSSGIDPNPLTAKQATKVSEGKWISLLSLPRHLNVNPKNPIISEPYIFSKDELNLKWKNILSQEKRPIVGINWQGNPEMEKTYQGRSFPLENFSGILDQNKITLLSLQKGFGTEQLDNCSFKNKFVECQPQIDSTWDFLDNAAIIHNCDLIITCDTSIAHLAGGMGKKVWLLLKDIPFWTWGLDGDSTFWYPSMRLFRQKERNNWSEVMVRVSKQLKEDV from the coding sequence ATGGAAAGTTTTCATAAAAAAAAGCAGGTAAAACATAATTCCACTAATTTACATACATTTACTATTCCTCTTGCCTTGAGAGAAGTTAAAGAAAATATATCTATTAATACTGAGTTCCCTTCTCAAGATTCTCAGAAAGAAATAATAAATAAAGCATTTAAATTTCATTCTCAGGGAAATATTTTGGAAGCAGCAAAATATTATCAATGCTTTCTTGATAAAGGTTTTGAAGACCACAGAGTTTTTTCTAATTATGGAATCATACTGAAAAGCTTAGGGGAATTATCTGAAGCGAAAATTTTGTTTCATAGAGCTATTAATATTAAACCTGATTTTGCAGAGGGTCATAATAATCTTGGAACATTATTTGAATCTATTGGAAATTTTAGGCAAGCAGAAAAATCTATAAGAGAAGCAATTAGATTAAAACCAAATTTTGCAGAGTTTTATTTTCAACTTGCTAACGTATTAAAAAAATCTGAAAAATATAATGAAGCTGAGATCTCAATAAGGAAAGCTATTAAATTAAAATCTGATTATGCAGAAGCCTATTCAAATCTTGGAAATATATTAAAAAATCTTGATAAATTCAATGAGGCTGAAAGATATTTTAGAAAAGCCATCAAACTTAAGCCTGATTTTGCAGAAGCTTATAATAACCTTGGAAGTCTATTTAGAACTCTTGGTGAATTGGAAAAAGCTGAGGAAGTCACTCGAAAAGCTGTAGATATAAAACCCGATTTTTCAATGGCTCTTTCTAATCTTGGAAATACATTACAAGCACTTGGTAAATTAAATGAAGCAGAAATTTTTACTCGAGAAGCTATTAAATTTGATCCTAACTATGCATTGGCTCACATTAATCTTGCATCAATCCAACTATTAACTGGAAATTATGAATCAGGTTTAAAGCATTATGAATTTAGAGATAAATTAAACAATTCTTTATTACTTTATGCAATTCCGAAAGTCAAAAAAGTTGATAATGAAAATTTACAAAAAGGGTCAAAAATCTTGGTTATTAGTGAACAGGGATTAGGCGATACCATTCAATATATGAGGTATATACCTTATTTAAGAAATAAAGGAATAGATATTTCTTTTTGTGCGCAAGAAAAATTACATAGATTGATCAAATCCTCTGGAATTGATCCAAATCCTCTTACAGCAAAACAAGCTACGAAAGTTTCAGAAGGGAAATGGATTTCACTACTATCCTTACCTAGACATCTCAACGTTAATCCAAAAAATCCAATCATTTCAGAACCATATATTTTTTCAAAAGATGAACTGAACCTGAAATGGAAAAATATTCTTTCCCAAGAAAAAAGACCAATTGTTGGTATTAATTGGCAAGGGAATCCTGAAATGGAAAAAACTTACCAAGGAAGATCATTTCCTTTAGAAAATTTCTCAGGAATTTTGGATCAAAATAAAATAACTTTGCTTTCCCTACAAAAAGGATTTGGTACAGAGCAATTAGATAATTGCTCGTTTAAAAATAAGTTTGTTGAATGCCAACCGCAAATTGATTCGACTTGGGATTTTCTTGATAATGCTGCCATTATTCACAACTGTGATTTGATTATTACTTGTGATACATCTATTGCTCATTTGGCTGGTGGAATGGGTAAAAAGGTGTGGTTACTTTTAAAAGATATACCTTTTTGGACTTGGGGCTTAGATGGTGATAGTACTTTTTGGTATCCTTCCATGAGACTATTCCGACAAAAAGAGAGAAATAATTGGAGTGAAGTCATGGTAAGAGTATCAAAGCAACTAAAAGAAGACGTCTGA